TCACTAATTTCTTTACCAAaggttttcatttcatttataattgtggtgatttttgtgtagtaattttgaatattttcatCATCACTCATGTTCAAATTTTCAAGATCTCTTCTAAGAGTTTGAAGAGTAACATTCTTTACCTTAAGATTCCCTCGAAACTCCTTTTGTAGAATCTCCCATGCTTCCTTGGCATGAACAGCTCccataatttttgaaaaaaacatATCTGGACTTATACCTTACCGGATGTGTGAAAGAGCCTTTGCATCCTTCTTCATATGCTCTTTAAGTGCCTTTAATTCTTGATTGGTGAGACCTTCTTCACTATTCTCTATAGCCATTCTCTACATATTCGCATAAATCTTGGGATCTGAAAATTGTTCTCATTTTCACGAACCAATGATTATAGTGCCCACCAAAAAATATGGGAATTGGAAGACTATCACTAGTATGATTAGCCATcttgtatagttgaaaatttctcaaatttttctggttttaggGTATGAACTATGGCTGTGAAACcttagctctgataccaatttatTGGATATTAAGCCAAGAATTGACAATATTTGGAGACAAGGGTAGCTTcaattgttttttttcttttatgtcTTTCACTCTCTTGTATTGGTTTGAAGCTTACAAGGTCTATTTATAGTTGTAAATGATCATTCTAGATACATAGGGAAGAGTTCCAGCCACACTTACCAACAACCTTCTTAATTTCCAACCTTCTAAATACATAGAGAACATTTAAAttagggataatatcagaaacctcccctgaggtttcttcaAATATCACTTAGCTTCCCTCACATTTTAGAAATCTCTCTTACCACCCCTCAAGTGATAATGGGTCAGCAGTCAACAAGAAATCTAATCAATTGCCAATAATACCCTTTGCTCTGCTGTTAACTTATTCAGCtgataaaatgcaaaaaatgtCTGAGAGAGCAAGCATGGAACTGTATAAAGCCCGGGAAAGCTTTGCCGCCTAGAAGCATGGGTTCCGTACGAGTTGCATGGCGCCATTTTGCTGTGATAAGACGTCTAATTGCCCAGGAAATGAAGAGGAATGAAATACTACTTATAACTGTGATTGTTATTTGATAGTATCTTTCTGGAAATCTCTCGCTGGATATTGCAAAGGAGGAGAAATATTGCAAAGTATTGAATTGCATGCATTCGGTTGGAGTGAAAGTGATTTTGTCAAAACTGAGATGCACAACAGGTAAAAGTCTTCCATTGCTAGTTGATATGATCAACATGTAGAAGGAGAACTTGTCGAGTGTCATGAAGTGTTCTGAGTTTAACATTGCCGAAATGATCTCTGTTTTGTTgtgtttttctgttttgttgGACTTGCTGTGGCTGAGTTCCATTGGTAGTTGATATGATGAACATGTAATAGGAGAAAATGCAGGTGTCATGAACTCTTGGTCATGATTTGCCTATAATGTCTCTATTTTCCTTGTGTTTTTGTGGTTTATTGGACTTGATGACCAAGTTTAACATCCAACCAGAGTGAATGCAACAGGGGACCTTATATTAAGTATTGCACATAATGGATGCTGTAAAGAATGTCTGATTTGATGAACTATGCTTGACCTTTATTTTATTGGTTCCAAAAAGTTGATGAATATTGAGTTGAAGCTAAGCTGTAATACATAACAACAGCTTAGCTTTGTAGCTTAACTTTGTAGCTTAGCTTTGCAACTTGAGTTTGACTTTGATTAAGAATGCGTGTGTTATACTATGTCCCTTGTGAGAATATGTGAAATTAAAGCTACTGATTCAAACTTTTCTTGCAAACACACTGATATGTAGGATGGGAAGAATTATTGCACATGATATTCTAGTCCATTACATGGGAAACACTGTCAGAATTCCTAATGTTGATCCAAAGAACTACCAATATATTGACCTTCTTGGTGATGTTACTGATAAGGCAATGAATGATTTGCCTGGAAATTTGAACATGCTTGTGCATATGAAATGTGCGATTCCTAGGACAACAAGCTTTATGGACATCAGTAGTGACAAATCAGTCCTTGATATGTTCAaacttcatgaaaatgatcTTGTTATAAACCTGTACTTGCTGCACCTGGATATTATTCCTACTACAGAGGAGAATATGGTAGAGGACAGGAATAACCAACTTATTGTGGCACAGAAAGACATAGGAATTGAAAATGCTCCTATTCCTGTAGTTGACAGTGAGGGTGATGATGAGATTTATGCTTCTAGTTCTGATGACTCTTGGAAGGATGACATAGATAGTGATTTGGAAGATGTCATAGCTGAAGATAGGGCCTTAATTTCTAGTAGTGATAAGGACGAAAATGACTTGTCTGATTATGAGGAGATTGAGGATGCACAAGTTGTGCCTGATTCAACATCTGACCAAGAGACTGATCCTATGAGAGCAATTATGCAGTCAAAAATGTGGACTTACAATCCAAGAGAGGACATTGAGTTTGAGAAAGGGATGCTATTTACCAATGTGGATGCATTTAGAGCAGTATTGAAGGACTATGCTATTCAGAAAGGATTTCCATTGGTGaggttgaaaaatgaaaaaaataggtGCACTGCCAAATGTGGTGCTGAGGGGTGTAACTGGAGGATTCATGCATCCCCAGTTGGTGATACGACCACATTCATGGTTAAGACATATACACCTGAGCATACGTGTGTCATGAATAGGAAAAATTCAGAAGCTATATCAGATTGGATTGCAAAGAAGTTAATTTCTGTTATGAGAGATCACCCGGAATTGACAAGCAAGGGAGTAAAGGCTGAAATGCAGAAGCATGGAGTCTTGCCAAGTAGAATGCAAATTTacagggcaaaaaaaaaagccttaGAACAGATAGAAGGATCACACAGTGAGGCCTATggaaaattaccaaaatatgCTGAACTGTTGAGGATGCACAACCCAGGAAGCATCATGAAAATTCACTATGATAGGCCAAACGTTCTAGTAGAGCCTAAATTTCtgagattgtttatctctttcaaGGCACAAAGAGATGGTTTCCTGGCAGGTTGCAGGCCATTTATTGGCTTTGATGGCTGCCATTTGAAAGGTGCATTTGGGGGCATTCTGTTGACTGCAGTTGCTCTTGATGGGAACAATAGTTTGTTTCCATTAGCTTTTGCTGTGGTAGAGTATGAAAACAAGGAAGCCTGGAGTTGGTTTTTTTACTATTTCCAGGAATTCTTTGGACCATTTCCAGCCAATATTCCACTCACCTTCATGAGTGATAGACAGAAGGTATGTTTCTTCATTTCTGTGATTAAGCATGTTTCAGATTTCCTCCATGACTATTATATTGGCTGAATCAAGTGCCTGAAGGAAAGAGCTACTGAAACTTCCGTATAGGGACTGATGACCTTGTACTTATATTTTATAGGGACTCAACCTTGCTTATGAGGAACAAGTGCCTGAAGCTGCTGCACGATATTGCTGTTGGCACATCTACTGCAACTTCAAAGTCAAATTTCCAGGATTGTTGCTGAGGAGATATTTTTGGCAAGCAGCTAAAAGTTATGATTTGATAGGACACAATGAGGCTAtggaaagaataaaaaatattaatatagaTGCTTGGAGATACTTAGCAAACATTCCTAAGTGTAATTAGGCAAGGCATGCATTTTCTGTTGAAATTAAGTGTGATCATGTCACCAATAATTTCATAGAATCTTTTAATGCATGGGTTGGAGAATTGAGAGGAAAGAATATACTTGCTCTGGCTGAAGGACTGAGgcaaaaattcatgaaaaaactGCATAAGAGGTATCAAAAAGGCTGCACATGGACATCTAGTGTTACTCCACATGTGATTGGCAAGCTGAAGGATATTGCAGCTGAATCAAGAAGGTGTTCACTGATAATGGCAAGTGACAACACATTTGAAGTAGCAGACATAAGTCCTACATAGTCAAGTTGACTGACAGGACATGTGAATGCGGGGCTTTCCAGTTGACAGGCATTCCTTGTAAGCATGCTGCACTAGGAGCCCTTTATAGAAGGGAGAACTGGAAAGCTACTGTGATGCAGCCTTTTCCATTGATCAATACTTGAAAACGTATGCATTCATGATCAATCCAATTCCACATATGAATAGGTGGCCTCCAATGGAAGATGTGACACCCGTAGTAGTTTTGCCACCACCACTTAGAAGAAGAGCTGGTAGACCAAGAAGAAATAGGAGAAGAGCAGCTGATGAAGGAGCTCCTGCACCTCAACACAAGAGATCAATCAGTTTCAGGTGCTCAAAGTGTGGCAGATTTGGACATAATAGGAGAACTTGTCAAGGAGCTCCTGTTGCCGAAAAAAGAGGGAGCAGTACTTCTACAAATCAGGCAGCAAGTCGAAGAGGAAAACCAGGAAGAGGCATTGCTAATACTGGATTAGCAGGATCTGTTCTATGGGTAATTGAAGCAATGTCAAATTATAGTATCTGATTGTGTATTAATTCTGTTCAAATGAGCTTAGCTTTGTGATCTGATTTGTCAGGAACATGCACAAGGAAATGTCCCAGTCATTGTATCAAGTCAAGGCAGTAATGGAAGCACTCAAAATCGTGTTGCTGGAGCTCATGTTCAACTTAATCATTCTGCCTGCACTAGTACTAATACCAGAAAGGTATAGTTAATCATTCTGCCTGCTAACTATTCTAACTGTCGACCAGCCATTAGTTTAATAAGATTTGTTGCATGGCTTCAGAGAGGAGGGCTAAATGCAGGAACTGAGAGGACTACTGTTGCTAACAACAATAAGAGAGCCAGACCTTCCATTGCTGTTGGCTCAAAACAAACTCCAGCAGTCACTGCATCTTCAATATCCACTTCTGCTGGTATGGGATCTCACATTGACAATAGCAGCACCAGTATGAGGTTCTAGTTAGTGCTAGTATTATGAGTTTTGCTTTGGGAAGCTAATCTGGTACATTTGTATACGTAGCAATCCTCATCATCTAGAATGATGTTCTTAGATGATGTTGCAAATGAGATTCTTGTTGATTGCTACATATTTTTGTTTAGTTGTATATGTAACGTATGCCAAGTGGTTAATTGCATTCCCAGTCCTAGTGATGATGTTTTGGTACTTATGTTTGGGAATTGCAATTTACTCTTGCTAAGTATGCTCTGCTGCTTCCCAGTCCCATGCTCTTGCAAAGATGTCATGCTGTGTTTTTTCGTTTAACTTTATGACTCTGATTccttaggattatgtgtgaaaCTAGTACTGTTGTTTTCCAATGAACTTAGTTGGGGAGTATTGTTGTACCTAAGGAACTACACCTGATAGCTTAATGCATTTTCTGTCTAGCTTAACTTTGGTATAACACTGATAGGCAACAAATATGGGGGCATACGTATGAAGTAAAACATTCCTTCAACTCTTTTTCACATAGCTTAACACCATGTCCAAGTTACACATGCCTTCTGGTTCTTTCATGCATGACCAGTAAGGGCCAAACAGCTTGGAACACATCTACTATTACTAGAACAAGAAACTGTGATTGCTTTAACAATTTGAATGAAAAGATAAATTGCTAAGAGTACAAGATTGATGATGAACAAGAAAGTGATGCATGCATTCTATTGAGGCACAAAGTTACATTCCTGATTTGTTTTCCTCAATGGAAGCACTGCAGAATCAGCACCATTTCTTGTACGCTGCACTTCTTCACCTTCATTTCTTTGCCTCTGCAACTCTTCACCTTCATTTCCTTCATACCACTGGAAGTAGTTGCACTTTGAACAACTAAAATATAGCTTATCCAGATTTCTTTCACTCTCTGAGATTCGTAATGTAGCCTTCCGGTTGCATTTGCAATACCGGTTCTTCATGCTTAGTGATGAAGGTGAATTGTAAGACTGACCTTGGAAGGATGAACTAGCCATTTCTTTGCTTGCTTTCCTCTTTAAGTTTTGCAGCTACTTCATGTGGTTCCGTCACCTTTTAATACCACTGGAAGCAAAGTCAAATTAGCCGTTGCATGTCCAACGGCATGCAACAGTGCTCATACCAGAAAATTTATCTCCAATTCACATTCCACCTACTGCAACTTTCTTAATCACAGGATTCAATCAAACTAAGGGTATGAAGGGAATTAAAATACTCTCCCTCCTCCAAAACTAATATTCTAATGTTACTTTAGACACCAGGGACTAACATTGTTAAGAAAATGTCAATTCAAAGGGTGGTAAGAGAGATTTCTAAAATGTGAGGGGAGCTAAGTGATATTtgaagaaacctcaggggaggtttctgatattatccctttaaATTATCTAGAGAGCATTCCAACATTCTAGATACATAGAGAACATTCCAACTATCTCATTTACTAAGTAATTAATCAAGCTAATTGATTTAACACATTATTCAACGCACATGATCAAAACATTTTATCAGCCACCTCGGAACTAAAGAAGGATTCACAATTTTGGGCACTAATATTTGTGGCTCTTGGAGTGGTATCATTACTAGCATATCCCGTAAGGACATACTTTTTTGGAGTGGCTGGGGGTAAATGGATCAGACTGATTAGATTGATGTGCTTCCGAAAGGTGGTTCATATGGAGGTTGGTTGATTTGATGAGTCTGAGAAGTCAAGTGGAGCTACTGGTGCAAAGCTCTCTGCTGATGCGGCTACTTTGCCTGCATTAGTTGGAGATGCACTTGTACTCATGGTTCGAAGACTCGGCTGAGTCGTCATCGTCTCGATCCTTGTCAATACGATACCGTGACGAAACAATACCGAGATGCTCAACTCGCCGAGACGTCACCGTAAAGGGTTAAAACGGTCGAGTCACATCGAATCATTTCGAGTCATCCCGTGTCAactcaaatttttattatttttactaattttttaattatttttgtttatcatattttttacaatttttagaatattaaatatttaaaaaattcgcGTCTCGCCGAGACCGCGACTGATATGCCGAGACCAATGTAGAACGGTCCAAGCCGCAACCGCAACCGCAACcgcgaccgcgactttgaaccatgcttgtACTGCTCGTTCAATCCACTTCAGCAGCAGTTGCAGGTTTGATTATTGCTTTTCGTGCAAGTTGGCAACTGGCACTTATTATTCTTGCTATGATGATACCACTGATAGGATTGAATGGATATATACAAACCAAGTTCATGAAAGGGTTTAGTGCAGATGCAAAGGTTAGTGTTTTGAAAACGATACTATTAGTTGATATCTGCTTGATATAGAGGAGTTCAATGAATTATCCTTCCAAAAAATAACCTTAAACttgttttcccaaaaaaaaaaaaaaaaattctggtaaGCATTGGAAAATCACTCAAATATGTGAACTTTAAAATTTTTGCAGATTATGTAAGAGGAAGCAAGTCAAGTTGCTAGTGATGCAGTTAGGAGTATAAGAACAGTTGCTTCATTTCGTGCTGAAGAGAAGGTGACAGATAAATATGAGAAGAAGTGTGAAGGCCGGATGAGGGTAGGAATTAGGCAAGGGTTGGTTAGCGGAATTGGTTTGGGTTCATCATTAGCATTATTCTTTTGTGTTTAATGCCACTGGTTTTTACGTTGAAGCCCATCTCGTAAAGGATGGCAAAATGACATTCTCCGAGTAAGTACAGAAAACACGTCCTCGTAGGAAAAATTCAGCAAGTAATCCTAAGGAAATGTTTTGTTTGATATTGATTTACGGGCCTCAGAAACTATTATTTATCTTGCAGGTTTTCTTTGCTCTGATATTGGCAGCCACTATAGCAGTTAATCTAATTCAATTCCAACAGATTCAAGCAAAGCCAAGGGTGCTGCGGCTTCAATATTTGCCATACTAGACAGGATATCGAAAATGGATGCAAATGATGAGTCTGGCATGACCTTAGAGAGTGTGAAGGGAGAAATTGAGTTTCGGCATGTAAGCTTCAAGTATCCAAGGAGGCCAAATGTGCATATATTCCAAGACCTCTCCTTATGGATTCAGGGTGGCAAGGTAAAACTGGATAACCTACCTATAGTTATCAAAACAAAGTTATTCGCCggtgattcttcttcttcttctttctcataTGGTTTAAAATACTGAAATGAGACCCCCATCATCCTTTTGGAGCAATGGTTCTGAAACAATACATTTAGTTACAAACCCCAAAACCCAAATTACAGATTTTTATCAAGATTCCAATTCCTCTAAATCCTTGCCATGATTATGACAGAAAACAAGAACCCCACTTCAGTACCACTCTAAAAGAAGTAGGACTGACCTCCTATTATCAAGTTCTATCTTCAAAATAGAACCAAGGTAGAGATACGGTCATGCTGAACAAGTTTCAGTCCAAAAAACAGAGACAAGAGGACCTATAACAATTAACTACCAAACTTGTATATTCAGATGATTGCAACCATACCAAAATACATATATACCAAACCACTCGGGTTGGTCCAATGGTCAGGGAGGTCTCTTAGAATTCTCCCTGCTAcaccaatttatttgtgaaCAATTAGAACTGtccaaaaatgaaatcactAAGAATCCTATCATTATTTTTATCAGAACGAAGAAACCAAGCACACGCCAATCCTTTActatttttatcctttttctttttctttttttttttatgttggtgaatttgattttctttttctcatggACGTGCCCTTTcctttataacaaattaaattgGATTGGGCTTAGgaacaaaaatagaaaaatagaaaaaaaaggcCAAACTCTTCTTTCCTTGTTCTTTGTTTTTTAGATgaccaaaattttaatttgccTAAAACGAAAAGGCCCACATTAAATTAAAAGGAAAACCttcaaaattttagaaattgcagactatatatatatatatatatatatatatatatatatatatatatatatactccctccgtcccataaAATTTGTCACTTTTGACACAACGTGCAATTTATGTATAGCGATATTAGTGGAAAAGAGAATTTTTACTTTCCTTTTTTATCCTAAATGGCGAGTCATCTTTTTTTTGTTGTATTGATAATTGTAAAGAATAAGCGGTGGATCAAATGAAAGGTAgagataaaattttattgaaaaacatgGATTAACTTATCTAACATGACAATTAATTTGGGATAAGAAAAAGTGACAAATATGACAAATTTTATGGGACAGAAGGAATATATCAATGACATTCTCATCTCAAATTGAAACTTCAAGTTATATCGAAATTGCACTTCAAAAACATTGTTATTTTAATGGGTTATATGATATTTTGAAATAGTTTTGTGATCTCTAGCATACTTTACTCTTGATTCAACTTTGAGATTAAAATGACAATACCCTcataatttacaaaaaaattgcTGCAGAAATTAAAAGATATTAAACACAAGCTCTTGGGATGGTGGGCTAGAGAGTGGGGTCAAAGCCCTTCCCCTCTAGCTGGTCAGGGGAGTGATCATGGATAAAAAAGAATTTAATAgatatttaaagaaaaataaaaaagtttattgaatatatatatatatgtgttgGTAGTGTATACACCATTATGATTGAATGTATAAGACATGCGcagaatttgaattttaaattcaaattcaaatgaatTGTCATACATTCAATGATGATGGTAGTTATAAAATATCTTACAGGTAATTTATTTCCTAATCTTTAGTGCCCTCATTTCCCACTACATTATTTTGTAAAGTGTCGAATTAATTAATTAGGTACACCCTAAGGTAAAATTAACACATAACCAAACTATAGTGCTTCAGACCCATTGAATTCTATTTCGACatataaatttcaaaattcaaaacctgCAATGCCGAGCCATTGAATTCTGTTCCTTTCAAAAGTGCGGGTATGTACTCTAAACTTGCAACAAACGGCAGAGAAAAATAACAAACAAACTTGAAGTCGTAGCAGAATGGCTTAAAGTACTTGCATCTAAGTAAGGAAAGACATCAtacttgaaaataataatattggTATCAAATCCAATGTAGGATCATCTAATTTTATTTATGCTATTCAAGTAAAACAACATGAACTTTGCCACAAAtttgatagtttttttttttttttatttcaaaggTTCAAATAGCTCGACTGAGCAGACATGGAGCAATATGTATGTAACGTAACTGTAGATATGTCGACAACATAAAGAGAAATAACTCAATTCACCCTTGAGGAGTTTCGAAGCTCTGAGTATGCACGGCAGCAACTCAGGATTACCAGATTGTGATGCTGATGCATAATATATGAATGCTTATCATAGTtataagtatttcattttcctGTTGTAATGCTTGGACATGTTTAAGCATCCAAAGAGGCATAAGCAAGCAGCacctcattttcttccaatagtGACATGTCCAACTCTTTTAGGATAAGATGTGCATATATTCCATTACCATCTTCCATGTCTATCAATACCAAAATGTTGGCATTTTGCTCTGGAATGATTGCTGGGTATACCAGCGAAGGTGTTCCCCAGCCAAAATCAACACCATAAAATGGAAACCTACACCAGCTTGAGCACCCGTAGCAGTCAGAGTTGATTGTTTCAATTGCTGCTGTCGGCGATGCTGAATGGGATGCTTTTAGCTTACTAGGAATGGCATTGATGTTTTCTGTGCACTCCTTGCGCAATTTTGTTTTGCCTTCCCTCAGTTTATTAACTAACTCTGGTAATTTAACTTCAGCATTGTTGTCAACTGATGTCAGGAAATAGGTGGCAAAATTCCCAACTGaattttgtggaagtggaggGACAATTATTTGTCGAAAATTCACAGCATTAAAGAAGATTGATGGGCGGATGTGTGATCCCGAGTTTGCCTTTGATGCTGCAGACATAAAACAACTGTAAAGTAGGGCTGACACAACTTCAAACCGAGTAGGGTTTTCTACTCCTGAGTTAAGAGCAGCAGCCTTGAGTTCTCCAATTTTAGAAGCATGGAACGCCAATATCCTTTTCGCGTACTTCCCTTGATCCGGCTTAGGAGGAAATGGGTGTCGATATTGCTGACCGTCAACAGGGGGGAATAGAGAAGCTCCGTGAAGATGAGGAGATGGGATGTCACTCGTTTGACGAGCTATTGCTGCCCAATCATTCATGAAAGTTGATACGCTGGATGCATCAGCAATCCTGTGATTTATAGACACACTCAATACTATGCCTCCACAGTTGAAAGAACTGAGCTGAACAAATACTAGACTACGATGATTAGCTGAGGCTGGCCCGGAGAATAGAGATCTAGCAAAGATAAGATCTTGCACTTTTTCAGAACTTGAACTTAATTGCTTGCGAATCTCAGCCACTCGAGAATTAATTCGGCCTTCAGTAAATTGAGCGCCCATGTCGTTGCAATCAATCATATAGCCGTTTTTCATCAGCCTTCCGGCGAAAGGGTAATACTGGGCAAGAGCTTTTGAGAGAGAACTTTTAAGCAGTTGTGATATTTCATTGGCAAGCCAACGAGTTCCCTTAATATTAGCATAGAAGAAAGCCAACCGGATCCGATAGTTTGGTGGCATTGCTTGATCTACCAATGAGAGCTTGTGGTATCTCAAAGGAGGAGGAGTGGGTGAGGAAGGCTTGATGACTGTTTCAGAAATTATCTCAAACTGCAGCGAGGCATCCATCCTGATGAATATTTGCTTGAATGTAGGCCTATATGTCTTATCAATAAGCTTGTGCTGGCTTTGCTAACCTATTACCCTTTTATAGTGTGGTGAACAATGGTTTTGTGTTTTAGGTATTAACCTAAAATACCTGTACTTGGAAAAGTTACACATCTCTTAGTACACTGTCTTCCGAAATACCAATTTCTTTTAAAGTCTCTCCCTATGGTACAATTGTTTTACAGTCACTAAAATACAAAATTCATCATTACTTGAATAGGAAATGATTATTTATCAAAACTAACCTAAttattatcaaaattatttatcacttgaattggactgtTGGACAAACTAGTACCAAGAAAGATacaaaaaaatttcagaattttttaAACCTTACCCATCCggtgctaaaaaaaaaaagaatctttttaaaataactttctcTATCTCCGTTTGGactagggttgcaaacgagtcgagccgagtcgagctttgagctaatcgagccgagtctcgactaaattttaccaagctcgagctcgagctcgaactcgacgagccaacaattttcaagctcgagctcgactcgaatcaagtcgagtcgagctcgagctcgaaaaaaataaaaaataattattttatttttaaaaaagtaaataaaataatatttttttcttaataaataataaaatattaaggatatataagtaattttactatgaaaataaaaaataaatatatatataatatacgtaattttattattaaataaaaataatatatctatatatatatatatatatatatatatatatatatatatactcaagctcgcgagccgggcttaatattctgagctcgagttcgagctcgagtttgactcgagccgctcgcgagcggctcgattcgtttgcagccctagtttgGACCCAGCAcatatatgatttttttttttctcttttttggttAATCCCAGATGGGGTAGTTTAGTAAAATGTAGGAGGGCAAAAACCTGACCGCCAATCGTATGTATATGAGGCCTACACATGATTAAGATCATTGCTATATTCGTTGAGGATGTAGAGAGTTATATGGGGCAAACTTATTAGTATAAACTTTAGTAGTGGGAGTCTTTTTGGTATTGTTCTAAAATTCCTATCAATTTTGTACATTTGTGATCAATTTAATATCAGATTTTATATCATATTGGCTGTTGCTCCAAATATATTGTAGTAGGAATAGAATTTTTCATAAGAAGTAACGATCAAAattccctaaaaaaaaaaaagcgaagCAGATTTCCTTTCTCCATATAAAAGTActgttttttttaataaaaaaaaattgttgtaaTCAAGTTGCTTACTAACTTGCTATTGATATCAAATGTATTaccaaaaaaaacaagaagttaTCCACAACAATCGCCCCTCCTAGGCAGCTCGTTTGGTCACGACAGTCTCTTGAAAGTCGTTGTCCAGCTCTCCCACCAAGGATCGAGTCCCAGTGATTACCGTGTTCGGGGGAAGAAGCCTCTCCTCCCGGGTCGGAGTGGGATTAGTCGGATCCCGTAAGAATTGACCCGGACATTCATTccgtcaggaaaaaaaaaaaaaaaaaaacacaacaaTCATTGTGCAGAAAGGATCGACTATAGCGTAATTTCCAGCAACTTGGGGGGTCTATTGTTTTGTTAGGTACCTCGTGGGAAATTGGTGGCGTTCAATTAGTTAACCTTTGCAGGTTGGCAAGACATAAAGGTTGCGAGTTTAGCTTACGGTCTCGTTAGTCACCttcaaactttaaaaaatctcgCTTATCTCCTTTATTTTAAGCTTTTTATATCATTTACAActcattttaaaatataatattaaaaaattcattttggaagAGTAAATATACTCTCATTCcaaatttgtttttttgttgtCTTTCATTTTATTCCCAAAACAGTAAGTATattattaacaaataaaaacaaaaacaaaatgtagGAATGTTTATTCTGATTGGACAAAATATAGTGTATTTTTTGAATACCAAAAGTCAATATTttaaagtttatttgaaatttttgcaaGTTATAaagataatattttttttactgTAAGTGTTTTGAGTTAATTTAAGAAGTTTTGTAAATCTTttgcatattttttatttttctaatttttttccaaGTCAAT
The DNA window shown above is from Coffea arabica cultivar ET-39 chromosome 5e, Coffea Arabica ET-39 HiFi, whole genome shotgun sequence and carries:
- the LOC113722613 gene encoding diaboline synthase-like encodes the protein MDASLQFEIISETVIKPSSPTPPPLRYHKLSLVDQAMPPNYRIRLAFFYANIKGTRWLANEISQLLKSSLSKALAQYYPFAGRLMKNGYMIDCNDMGAQFTEGRINSRVAEIRKQLSSSSEKVQDLIFARSLFSGPASANHRSLVFVQLSSFNCGGIVLSVSINHRIADASSVSTFMNDWAAIARQTSDIPSPHLHGASLFPPVDGQQYRHPFPPKPDQGKYAKRILAFHASKIGELKAAALNSGVENPTRFEVVSALLYSCFMSAASKANSGSHIRPSIFFNAVNFRQIIVPPLPQNSVGNFATYFLTSVDNNAEVKLPELVNKLREGKTKLRKECTENINAIPSKLKASHSASPTAAIETINSDCYGCSSWCRFPFYGVDFGWGTPSLVYPAIIPEQNANILVLIDMEDGNGIYAHLILKELDMSLLEENEVLLAYASLDA